The Caldanaerovirga acetigignens genome has a window encoding:
- a CDS encoding Spo0B domain-containing protein — protein MKNINDVKIKKGLVDQMAEFLVRFTTESQHYVSLVVSKLLKTKGYGAFTLFWCILIFFVAVLAARFYDRFVPRKCWERLFFFSRLQRHDFNNHLQVIYAMLQLGKVDKVLDYIEKIKRKNEIFSAVCSLENPRLIGEVLDLIILLKKKGYDIYIKEPVDFDLKKVNLQDVKYLKKKIWKVLKEGKDLQKNSNLQNVFPEALVICDSKPDIV, from the coding sequence ATGAAGAATATAAACGATGTTAAAATTAAAAAAGGTTTGGTGGACCAAATGGCGGAGTTTTTGGTGCGCTTTACGACTGAAAGCCAGCACTATGTAAGCCTTGTGGTTTCGAAACTTTTAAAGACAAAAGGATATGGTGCTTTTACCTTATTTTGGTGTATATTGATTTTTTTCGTAGCAGTACTTGCGGCAAGATTTTACGATAGATTTGTGCCCAGAAAATGTTGGGAAAGGCTTTTTTTCTTCTCGAGGCTTCAGCGGCACGATTTTAACAACCACCTACAGGTTATATACGCCATGCTTCAATTGGGCAAGGTCGATAAAGTTTTGGATTATATAGAAAAAATAAAAAGGAAAAATGAAATTTTTTCTGCAGTTTGCAGCTTGGAAAACCCGCGGCTAATAGGCGAAGTCCTAGACCTCATAATCCTTTTGAAGAAAAAAGGATATGATATATATATAAAGGAGCCAGTAGACTTCGACCTCAAAAAAGTCAACTTACAAGATGTCAAGTATCTGAAAAAGAAGATTTGGAAGGTATTGAAGGAAGGGAAGGATTTGCAAAAAAATAGTAATCTACAGAATGTGTTTCCCGAAGCGCTGGTCATATGCGATTCTAAACCTGACATTGTATAG
- the rpmA gene encoding 50S ribosomal protein L27, whose product MNLQLFAHKKGVGSTRNGRDSESKRLGVKRFDGQFVKAGSILVRQRGTRIYPGKNVGMGVDYTLFAKTDGYVKFEQKGKDKKVVNVYPEVQLLG is encoded by the coding sequence ATGAACCTTCAGCTTTTCGCTCATAAAAAAGGAGTAGGAAGCACGAGGAACGGAAGGGACAGCGAATCCAAGCGTCTTGGAGTGAAAAGATTCGACGGGCAGTTTGTGAAGGCCGGAAGCATCCTGGTGCGCCAGAGGGGCACGAGGATCTATCCGGGGAAGAACGTGGGGATGGGGGTTGACTATACCCTCTTTGCGAAAACCGACGGTTACGTGAAATTCGAGCAAAAAGGCAAAGATAAAAAAGTGGTAAACGTTTACCCCGAAGTGCAGCTCCTCGGATAA
- a CDS encoding ribosomal-processing cysteine protease Prp, producing the protein MIKITVTLDENERVRELSLKGHAGYAEYGRDIVCAAVSALVETAVLGLENVAKIRIFPIKKEGYFHLVLPENEQEEKLSRASVILETTVLGLKDIARSYPAYVKLETRRKGGVLR; encoded by the coding sequence ATGATAAAGATAACCGTTACTCTTGATGAGAACGAAAGAGTGCGGGAGCTTTCGCTCAAAGGACATGCTGGGTATGCCGAGTACGGAAGAGATATAGTCTGCGCTGCGGTTTCAGCCCTGGTCGAGACAGCGGTGCTGGGGCTTGAAAACGTGGCAAAAATTAGGATTTTTCCGATAAAAAAGGAAGGGTATTTTCATCTTGTTCTTCCCGAAAACGAACAGGAAGAAAAATTATCTAGGGCTTCCGTTATATTGGAAACAACGGTACTAGGCTTGAAAGATATAGCGCGGAGTTATCCAGCATACGTAAAATTAGAAACAAGAAGAAAAGGGGGTGTTTTGAGATGA
- the rplU gene encoding 50S ribosomal protein L21 encodes MYAIIETGGKQYRVSEGDVIRVEKLSAQEGEMIELDQVLAVSDGEKFMVGQPVLENAKVKATVLKHGKGKKIIVFKYKPKKNYRRKKGHRQPYTEIKIEKIEVS; translated from the coding sequence ATGTACGCGATAATTGAGACCGGCGGAAAGCAGTATAGGGTTTCGGAGGGCGATGTAATCAGGGTAGAAAAATTGAGCGCGCAAGAAGGCGAGATGATCGAGCTCGATCAGGTACTGGCCGTCTCCGACGGAGAGAAATTTATGGTGGGACAGCCGGTACTGGAAAATGCAAAAGTAAAGGCGACGGTACTGAAACATGGCAAGGGCAAGAAAATAATCGTCTTTAAGTACAAGCCAAAGAAGAATTACCGGAGGAAGAAGGGACACCGCCAGCCCTATACCGAGATTAAAATTGAAAAAATCGAAGTCTCATGA
- a CDS encoding TIGR00266 family protein, which yields MKYEIRGNTLPVVILTLEKGESVFTESGGMAWMSDGFEMKTNMEGGLFGGIARKLAGETIFMTTYTCKKQHGIIAFASSFPGKIIPLQLSAGQSIICQKKAFLCAERTVKLEIFFRKKLGAGLFGGEGFILEKVTGPGMCFIEMDGEVVEYDLAPGEIMKVDTGHIAMFEPTVDFDIEMIRGFTNILFGGEGLFLSTLRGPGRIWLQSMPLQNLAARLIPYLPSSSSS from the coding sequence ATGAAATATGAAATCCGGGGAAATACATTACCCGTGGTTATCCTGACTTTGGAAAAAGGGGAGAGTGTCTTTACGGAATCCGGCGGTATGGCCTGGATGAGCGACGGATTCGAAATGAAGACCAATATGGAGGGGGGACTTTTTGGAGGTATCGCTAGGAAGCTGGCGGGAGAAACGATTTTTATGACGACTTACACCTGCAAAAAGCAGCATGGTATTATTGCTTTTGCATCATCCTTTCCGGGGAAGATAATCCCGCTGCAACTTTCCGCAGGACAGTCCATTATATGCCAAAAGAAGGCTTTTTTATGTGCGGAAAGGACCGTAAAACTGGAGATTTTCTTTAGGAAGAAACTGGGGGCGGGCCTTTTCGGCGGAGAAGGCTTTATTCTGGAAAAAGTGACGGGCCCGGGAATGTGTTTTATTGAAATGGACGGAGAAGTGGTGGAATACGACCTGGCACCGGGAGAAATTATGAAGGTTGACACCGGCCATATAGCCATGTTTGAACCCACCGTTGATTTTGACATAGAGATGATAAGAGGATTTACAAACATACTGTTTGGCGGTGAAGGCCTATTTTTATCTACTCTAAGAGGGCCCGGCAGAATCTGGCTTCAATCCATGCCTTTACAAAACCTTGCTGCAAGGTTGATACCCTATCTGCCTTCGTCGTCTTCTTCTTAA
- the ypeB gene encoding germination protein YpeB codes for MKRNYVLWTLLVLLVALAVFSLWSMKSKAYSAENLLEAGYQKAFYNLLENVNNINILLSKGLVTSSEGQRIMLLTSVWHEAEKARSNLSSLPLGNRDMTNMQKYFAQMGDFSHTIAEKIAQTQTVTQREWNILRQFKKNTQNLNRYLRELSDDVAKGRVNWEKGSFAMGMSRRVGQVMADKFVAIDQRLKEEAPTITYDGPFSDHVEEIKPKAITGSLITEQEAVEIGRKFIDNPRNVRYDVSVTARTKGTIDAYTLSFRRAGTNDIDIAMDVSRQGGHVLWFLNSRNVEQQKIDIKTAVEKAKKFIAARGYGNMEPTGSLRENNTITVTFAYKQDDVLVYPDFVKVKVAMDNGDVVGFDALGYLTNHTERKIPEFKISEEEVRGNFEKRLTVNRIRKVIIPDEALKEIFCYEVDGRLEDERYLVYINAQNGREERILKVVETDRGTMTM; via the coding sequence TTGAAAAGAAATTATGTTTTGTGGACATTATTAGTGCTGCTCGTAGCTTTGGCGGTTTTTAGCCTTTGGAGCATGAAAAGCAAGGCGTATTCTGCGGAAAACCTTCTGGAGGCGGGTTATCAAAAGGCTTTTTACAACCTTCTTGAAAACGTCAATAACATTAACATATTATTATCCAAAGGGCTTGTCACATCGTCAGAAGGCCAGAGGATTATGCTTTTAACCAGCGTCTGGCACGAAGCGGAAAAGGCCCGTTCCAATCTTTCTTCCCTGCCTTTGGGAAACAGAGATATGACTAACATGCAGAAATACTTCGCCCAGATGGGGGACTTTTCCCATACCATTGCCGAAAAAATCGCGCAGACTCAGACGGTTACTCAAAGGGAGTGGAATATTCTCCGGCAGTTCAAAAAAAATACTCAGAACTTGAACCGGTACCTACGGGAGCTTTCAGATGATGTGGCAAAAGGACGGGTAAACTGGGAGAAAGGTTCTTTTGCCATGGGTATGAGCAGGAGGGTCGGGCAGGTGATGGCCGATAAATTCGTGGCAATAGACCAGCGGCTCAAGGAAGAAGCCCCGACCATCACCTATGACGGCCCGTTTTCCGACCACGTTGAAGAGATAAAACCGAAGGCTATAACAGGTTCGCTCATAACCGAACAGGAAGCCGTTGAAATAGGACGGAAATTCATAGATAACCCGCGGAACGTGCGGTACGATGTTTCGGTGACCGCACGAACAAAGGGGACCATAGATGCCTACACCCTCAGCTTCAGGAGAGCCGGAACGAACGATATTGATATCGCAATGGATGTAAGCCGGCAAGGCGGGCATGTGTTATGGTTTTTAAATTCGAGAAACGTCGAGCAGCAGAAAATAGACATAAAAACCGCCGTCGAAAAGGCGAAAAAATTTATCGCGGCCAGAGGTTACGGCAATATGGAACCCACAGGGTCACTGCGGGAGAACAATACAATTACTGTGACCTTTGCTTATAAACAGGATGATGTTCTAGTATACCCGGATTTTGTGAAGGTAAAGGTAGCCATGGATAACGGCGACGTAGTGGGCTTTGATGCCCTCGGGTATCTCACAAATCACACGGAAAGAAAAATCCCAGAATTTAAAATTAGTGAAGAGGAGGTAAGGGGTAATTTTGAAAAGAGACTTACAGTAAATAGAATACGTAAAGTGATAATACCCGATGAGGCTTTGAAGGAAATCTTTTGCTACGAGGTCGACGGGAGATTGGAAGATGAGCGCTATCTCGTTTACATCAACGCTCAGAACGGACGTGAAGAAAGAATATTGAAAGTTGTGGAAACCGACAGAGGTACCATGACCATGTAA
- a CDS encoding cell wall hydrolase — protein sequence MEGFVKKVRLITALALMLILGAGIFSESRERSVKEATAGYLVAARASDIELLARVVSGEAAGEPYIGQVAVAAVVLNRVKSSKFPDSIPEVIYQPRAFESVSNGQIWARNPSRENYNAARDALNGWDPTYGSLFFWNPYKRVSPWIWTRRIITQIGRHVFAR from the coding sequence GTGGAAGGATTTGTAAAAAAGGTAAGGCTTATTACCGCTCTTGCGTTAATGTTAATCCTCGGAGCCGGAATCTTTTCAGAAAGTAGAGAGCGCTCAGTCAAAGAAGCAACTGCCGGCTATTTAGTTGCAGCAAGGGCAAGTGACATAGAATTATTAGCCCGCGTAGTATCAGGGGAAGCGGCTGGAGAACCGTATATAGGTCAGGTTGCCGTTGCAGCCGTTGTCTTAAACAGGGTGAAGAGCTCTAAATTTCCAGATTCAATTCCCGAAGTAATTTATCAGCCGAGGGCTTTTGAGTCAGTGAGCAACGGACAAATATGGGCTAGGAATCCAAGTAGGGAAAATTACAATGCTGCTCGCGATGCCTTAAATGGCTGGGACCCTACTTACGGAAGCCTCTTTTTCTGGAACCCATACAAAAGAGTTAGCCCCTGGATATGGACCCGCCGGATAATCACCCAGATAGGAAGACACGTATTTGCAAGATGA
- a CDS encoding Rne/Rng family ribonuclease, whose amino-acid sequence MKKEIVADVGKDEVMVGILEDGKLVEFFVERKISGSIAGNVYKGKVANVLPGMQAAFVDIGLEKNAFLYVGDVNLESLGNLNERSEWNVEKPSIQDMLKPGQEILVQVVKEPIGSKGARVSTNITLAGRYLVLMPRLDYVGISRRIEKEEERARLKALAEELRPCRMGVIVRTAAENRGEDEIKAEMDYLKNLWEEIKKKGQTSWAPKLIYKDMDLIERIVRDVFTPEVTCFYINTKEAFERVVEIVSVIAPGLQERVSLYNGEESIFQYFDITSEIEKALRRKVWLKSGGYIVIDRTEALTAIDVNTGKFTGDKDLEDTVLKTNLEAAKEIARQIRLRDIGGIIIIDFIDMNSQEHRKMVIDALEMELKKDRTRTHIFGITTLGLVEMTRKKVRQSLDEVLERVCPYCDGKGKIGILK is encoded by the coding sequence ATGAAAAAAGAGATAGTTGCTGATGTGGGAAAAGATGAGGTGATGGTGGGGATTTTAGAGGATGGAAAACTAGTGGAGTTTTTTGTTGAAAGAAAAATAAGCGGTAGCATAGCCGGAAATGTATACAAGGGGAAAGTGGCAAACGTCCTTCCGGGTATGCAGGCTGCCTTTGTGGACATAGGTCTGGAAAAAAATGCCTTTTTATATGTGGGCGATGTTAATCTGGAATCGCTGGGAAATCTCAATGAACGATCGGAATGGAATGTAGAAAAACCTTCTATCCAGGATATGTTAAAGCCGGGGCAGGAAATACTAGTGCAGGTAGTAAAAGAGCCCATTGGTTCGAAAGGGGCCAGGGTTTCAACAAATATAACTCTGGCCGGTCGGTACCTGGTCCTTATGCCCAGGCTCGATTATGTAGGGATATCAAGGCGAATAGAAAAAGAAGAGGAAAGGGCCCGTTTGAAGGCTTTGGCCGAGGAATTGCGCCCCTGTCGAATGGGTGTTATCGTGAGAACGGCTGCTGAGAACAGGGGAGAAGACGAAATAAAGGCTGAGATGGATTATTTGAAAAATTTATGGGAAGAGATTAAAAAGAAAGGGCAAACTTCATGGGCTCCTAAGCTGATTTACAAGGACATGGACCTAATAGAGAGGATAGTTAGGGATGTATTCACGCCCGAAGTGACATGTTTTTACATTAATACAAAAGAAGCTTTTGAAAGAGTTGTGGAGATAGTATCGGTAATTGCTCCGGGTTTGCAAGAGAGGGTGAGCCTGTATAACGGTGAAGAAAGTATTTTCCAATATTTCGACATCACATCGGAAATCGAAAAAGCCCTGCGGCGCAAGGTGTGGCTTAAATCAGGTGGTTACATCGTTATAGACAGGACCGAAGCCCTGACGGCAATAGACGTTAATACTGGGAAATTCACAGGCGATAAGGACCTGGAGGATACCGTTTTGAAGACCAACTTAGAAGCTGCGAAGGAAATAGCAAGGCAGATAAGATTGCGGGATATAGGGGGGATTATAATTATAGATTTTATAGATATGAATTCACAGGAACATAGAAAAATGGTCATCGATGCCCTTGAAATGGAACTCAAAAAAGACAGGACAAGGACCCATATTTTTGGGATAACTACTCTAGGCCTTGTGGAAATGACTAGGAAAAAGGTGAGACAGAGTCTCGATGAAGTTTTAGAAAGGGTATGCCCTTACTGTGACGGCAAGGGCAAAATAGGAATTTTAAAATAG
- a CDS encoding TIGR03936 family radical SAM-associated protein — MKLRMRIRKGREVKFISQLDMMRALERAMRRARLPLKFTEGFNPRPKMSFTPAIPVGITSDAEYVDVELTKELALEEIYDSLNSTLPPGIALLKVGDAEGKLPLSSVNRALYTVVVDLGCASREALEEAIGKILSSSEIKMVKKSKGKEKEVNIASGIYGIKINTAENDRFTLKMELAAGQDASVTPFMVIDALREYVPSLNVRGVNKDELFVFDKGRKILPL, encoded by the coding sequence GTGAAGTTAAGAATGAGGATTAGAAAAGGCCGAGAGGTAAAATTTATATCCCAGCTCGATATGATGAGGGCCTTGGAGCGGGCCATGAGAAGGGCCAGGCTCCCCCTAAAATTTACGGAGGGCTTTAACCCCCGGCCTAAAATGAGTTTTACCCCGGCCATACCGGTCGGGATTACCAGCGATGCGGAATACGTAGACGTGGAACTCACGAAAGAACTTGCTTTGGAAGAAATTTATGACAGCTTGAACTCAACACTGCCACCCGGCATTGCCCTGTTAAAAGTAGGAGATGCCGAAGGCAAACTGCCCCTTTCATCGGTTAACAGGGCGCTTTATACGGTCGTTGTAGACCTGGGATGTGCTTCGAGAGAAGCTCTGGAAGAGGCAATCGGAAAAATCCTTTCTTCATCCGAAATAAAAATGGTCAAAAAATCTAAAGGAAAAGAGAAAGAGGTGAATATCGCCTCCGGAATTTACGGGATAAAAATAAACACCGCTGAAAACGACAGGTTCACGCTCAAGATGGAACTTGCCGCCGGGCAAGATGCAAGTGTAACTCCGTTTATGGTGATTGATGCGTTAAGGGAGTACGTCCCTTCTCTTAATGTACGGGGCGTTAATAAGGATGAGCTGTTTGTTTTCGACAAAGGTAGGAAAATTCTTCCTCTTTAG
- a CDS encoding TIGR03960 family B12-binding radical SAM protein codes for MEIENILDEILPKVSKPMRYVGNELNSTKKDKNDIKVHIALAFPDVYEVGMSHLGLRILYHLLNEREDVYAERVFAPWIDMEDILKQKKIPLFSLESKTPLSEFDMIGFSLQYEMSYSNVLNMLELSGVPIFSSEREENNPIVIAGGPCAYNPEPLAEIIDLFVIGEAEESILELVDLYINWKESSSERKEFLERAAQIPGIYVPSLYRVTYSEDGTVREILPRKEGVPERVKKRFIEDLDSVYYPTKLIVPYTEIVHDRAVLEIFRGCTRGCRFCQAGMIYRPVREKSAEKLADIAREMIDATGYEEISLASLSTSDYSDLKRLVEILTTEFKDRRVGLSLPSLRIDSFTLELARRIMEIKKSGLTFAPEAGTQRLRDVINKGVTEEDLIKSVRRAFEAGWNSVKLYFMIGLPTETYEDLEGIVDLAHKVVDVYREVKGKCKGLRVTVSTSTFVPKPFTPFQWEAQIPLEEINERQKFLKKKLKNPHIIYNWHDGRLSFLEAVFSRGDRRLNLVLKKAREKGCRFDGWSDMFAFSKWMEAFSEAGLDPGFYANRPRPEGEFFPWEVIDPGIDRHFLLRELKKAKMAQPTPDCRFDRCHGCGIIKIKGGIRCEVKNED; via the coding sequence TTGGAGATTGAAAATATTCTCGATGAAATTCTGCCAAAAGTTTCAAAACCAATGAGGTACGTAGGCAATGAGTTAAACAGCACCAAAAAGGATAAAAACGATATCAAGGTCCATATCGCATTGGCATTTCCAGACGTATACGAGGTAGGCATGTCCCATCTGGGACTCAGGATTTTGTACCACCTACTGAATGAACGAGAGGATGTCTATGCAGAGAGGGTATTTGCACCGTGGATTGACATGGAGGATATACTAAAACAAAAAAAAATTCCTCTATTTAGCCTCGAAAGCAAAACCCCCCTTTCTGAATTTGACATGATCGGTTTTTCGTTGCAGTACGAGATGAGTTACAGCAACGTATTGAATATGTTGGAGCTTTCGGGAGTCCCTATTTTTTCATCAGAGCGCGAGGAAAACAACCCTATAGTTATTGCCGGAGGTCCATGCGCTTACAATCCGGAGCCCCTTGCTGAAATTATCGACCTTTTTGTAATAGGAGAAGCAGAAGAGTCAATTTTGGAATTGGTGGACCTATATATAAATTGGAAGGAAAGTTCATCCGAAAGGAAAGAGTTTCTGGAAAGGGCGGCACAAATTCCGGGAATTTACGTTCCGTCCCTTTACCGGGTGACGTACAGCGAAGACGGGACAGTGAGGGAGATCTTACCCAGAAAAGAGGGTGTTCCAGAAAGGGTGAAAAAACGCTTTATTGAGGACCTCGATAGCGTATATTATCCCACCAAACTGATAGTCCCTTATACTGAAATAGTTCACGACAGAGCGGTACTTGAAATTTTTCGAGGATGTACAAGAGGCTGCCGCTTTTGCCAGGCGGGGATGATATACAGGCCCGTCAGGGAAAAATCGGCGGAAAAATTGGCGGACATTGCCCGGGAAATGATAGATGCCACTGGTTATGAAGAAATTTCGTTAGCTTCGCTCAGTACCAGCGATTACTCGGATTTGAAAAGGCTTGTAGAAATATTAACAACCGAGTTCAAAGACCGCAGAGTCGGCCTTTCGCTGCCTTCGCTTCGCATCGATTCTTTTACATTGGAACTGGCCCGGAGAATTATGGAGATTAAAAAAAGCGGGCTTACCTTTGCTCCCGAAGCCGGTACTCAGAGACTTAGAGATGTCATAAATAAAGGTGTTACAGAGGAGGACTTGATAAAGTCGGTAAGGAGAGCTTTTGAGGCCGGCTGGAACTCGGTTAAACTTTATTTCATGATAGGACTTCCGACGGAAACTTACGAGGATTTAGAAGGGATTGTAGACCTTGCTCATAAAGTGGTGGATGTTTACCGCGAGGTAAAAGGGAAGTGCAAAGGACTCAGGGTTACCGTGAGCACCTCTACTTTTGTGCCTAAGCCCTTTACCCCATTTCAGTGGGAAGCGCAGATTCCTCTAGAAGAGATAAACGAACGCCAGAAATTTTTAAAGAAAAAGCTCAAGAACCCCCATATAATTTACAACTGGCACGACGGCCGATTAAGCTTCCTAGAGGCGGTGTTTTCAAGAGGAGACCGGCGACTGAATTTAGTGCTCAAGAAAGCCCGCGAAAAGGGGTGCAGGTTTGACGGCTGGAGCGATATGTTTGCTTTTTCAAAGTGGATGGAGGCTTTCAGCGAAGCGGGGTTAGACCCCGGATTTTACGCCAATAGGCCGCGCCCTGAAGGAGAATTTTTCCCCTGGGAGGTCATAGATCCGGGAATAGATAGACACTTCCTTTTGAGGGAGTTGAAGAAGGCGAAGATGGCACAGCCGACCCCCGACTGTCGGTTCGACAGGTGCCACGGGTGCGGGATAATCAAAATAAAAGGCGGGATTCGATGTGAAGTTAAGAATGAGGATTAG
- a CDS encoding site-2 protease family protein, protein MFFLIGKVKVRLHFLFIAIVVAGLFGGAYKEIIAALLAILVHEISHVLAAQMLDIKVDELELLPFGGRIYIKMFYQYSRECEVLVLLAGPAGNLLLAAVFMSLAYNGLIPYGIMYFFIRYQLILGLFNMLPALPLDGGKIFMLWLSQTVSFIKAVRIAARVGKVLAFFLLALFLVMAANSNLSPALVVTGIFLFWAASDEERHAPLMFMSYMAHKKENLIEKGVLPVQSIVAFVKVPVKQVIFRLNPQNFYLVYIIDNNNRLKKCLTETEIFDTIIEKGLDIKLEDLL, encoded by the coding sequence ATGTTTTTTTTAATCGGCAAAGTGAAGGTAAGACTTCATTTTTTGTTTATCGCGATTGTTGTTGCTGGCCTTTTTGGAGGGGCATACAAAGAGATAATAGCTGCTTTGTTGGCAATACTGGTTCACGAGATTTCGCACGTTTTGGCAGCGCAGATGCTTGATATAAAAGTGGACGAACTGGAACTATTGCCTTTTGGCGGCAGGATATATATTAAAATGTTTTACCAATATTCCCGTGAATGCGAGGTACTCGTTTTGCTCGCAGGGCCTGCTGGAAACTTGCTGCTGGCCGCTGTTTTCATGTCCTTAGCTTATAATGGACTTATCCCTTATGGCATTATGTATTTTTTTATAAGATACCAGCTTATTTTAGGACTTTTCAATATGTTGCCGGCCTTACCTTTAGATGGAGGAAAGATATTTATGTTATGGCTAAGCCAAACCGTGAGTTTTATAAAAGCGGTGCGAATAGCGGCCAGGGTGGGGAAGGTTTTGGCATTTTTTTTATTGGCTTTATTTTTAGTTATGGCTGCAAACTCTAATTTGAGTCCGGCGCTTGTAGTGACGGGAATTTTTCTTTTCTGGGCAGCCAGCGATGAGGAAAGACATGCTCCCCTTATGTTTATGAGTTATATGGCGCATAAAAAAGAAAACCTAATTGAAAAAGGGGTATTACCTGTTCAGTCTATCGTAGCCTTTGTCAAAGTGCCAGTAAAACAGGTTATATTTCGCCTAAACCCCCAGAATTTTTACCTTGTCTACATTATAGACAATAACAATAGGTTAAAAAAGTGCTTGACCGAAACGGAAATATTTGACACTATTATAGAAAAAGGATTGGATATAAAGTTGGAAGACCTGTTATAA
- a CDS encoding M23 family metallopeptidase, with translation MWWHRERDPYAQYYENSEEMSINRFLNLQKVIVAFAILCVMLFLKKINLPPASAIITRVRSAITYEMNLAEILEKIKYQKFIRDIPALKSIFGEETSSLPSRVFIAPLNGKVTSGFGQRFHPLLEVERMHNGIDIEQLEGTPVKAASSGMVIQAAQDPELGQLIKIRHEGDVVTVYAHLKDVYVKTGDRVTQGEVIGTVGKTGLAENPHLHFEIWEKGQAQDPEKWLEISEKP, from the coding sequence ATGTGGTGGCACAGAGAACGTGATCCGTATGCCCAATATTATGAGAATTCAGAAGAAATGAGTATAAATCGTTTTTTGAACCTCCAAAAGGTTATAGTTGCCTTTGCTATATTATGCGTTATGCTTTTTTTAAAAAAAATTAATTTGCCACCGGCCTCCGCAATAATTACAAGGGTCCGTAGTGCTATAACTTATGAAATGAACTTAGCAGAAATTTTAGAAAAGATAAAATACCAGAAATTTATAAGGGATATACCCGCCTTGAAAAGTATTTTTGGGGAGGAGACTTCTTCTTTGCCTTCGAGAGTATTTATTGCCCCTCTGAATGGGAAGGTTACTTCGGGTTTTGGGCAAAGATTTCATCCCCTCCTGGAAGTAGAACGAATGCACAATGGAATTGACATAGAGCAGCTCGAGGGAACACCTGTCAAAGCTGCGTCAAGCGGAATGGTGATACAGGCGGCTCAAGACCCGGAGCTAGGCCAGCTTATAAAAATAAGGCACGAAGGGGACGTGGTGACGGTATATGCCCATCTTAAAGATGTCTACGTAAAGACTGGAGACAGAGTGACCCAGGGGGAAGTAATAGGAACTGTCGGTAAAACTGGACTTGCCGAAAATCCTCACCTTCACTTTGAAATCTGGGAAAAAGGACAGGCGCAGGACCCGGAAAAGTGGCTGGAAATTTCCGAAAAGCCTTAG
- the rodA gene encoding rod shape-determining protein RodA, with the protein MDPRLLKNLDYRIIVVITMLAALSILTISSATHVTAPGGSFHYTKMQFLWFLLGLVAMAFFIVVDYHTVAMLSNAIYVVNLLLLVIVLLLGRTTMGAQRWIDIGPFGFQPSEFSKLAVIITLANFLDKKKVVGLKDLLQIFIHVGIPMLLIVKQPDLGTSLVLIAIMFGMIFVAGVSAKLILGTVAAGLAAFPVLWHFLHDYQRMRLLIFINPNLDPLGFGYHVIQSKIAIGSGRFLGKGLFKGTQNQLDFIPEQQTDFIFAVLSEELGFVGGMFLLSLFFALVYLTIRIAFKSRDKLGTYMAAGVATMWIFQILVNVGMTMGLMPVTGIPLPFMSYGGSSFLMNMMAVGLVLGIGMRRQKILF; encoded by the coding sequence ATGGATCCGAGGCTTTTAAAAAATCTGGACTACAGGATTATAGTAGTAATAACGATGCTGGCAGCACTCAGCATATTGACCATCAGCAGCGCCACCCATGTAACTGCCCCCGGGGGAAGCTTCCATTATACCAAAATGCAATTTTTATGGTTTCTCCTGGGACTTGTGGCGATGGCGTTTTTCATAGTGGTGGATTACCATACTGTCGCAATGCTTTCAAATGCTATATATGTGGTAAATTTATTATTGCTCGTTATAGTACTGCTTCTGGGAAGAACGACGATGGGCGCTCAGCGGTGGATAGACATAGGTCCTTTTGGCTTTCAACCTTCTGAATTTAGCAAGCTTGCGGTTATAATTACTTTGGCGAATTTTTTGGATAAAAAGAAAGTCGTCGGTTTGAAGGATTTACTTCAAATATTCATTCACGTAGGGATACCGATGTTGCTCATAGTAAAACAGCCAGACCTGGGGACATCTCTAGTATTGATAGCAATAATGTTCGGCATGATATTTGTTGCAGGGGTCAGTGCAAAGCTCATTTTGGGAACTGTAGCGGCGGGATTGGCTGCATTTCCGGTATTGTGGCATTTTCTGCACGATTACCAGAGGATGAGGCTTTTGATTTTTATAAATCCAAATCTGGATCCTTTGGGTTTTGGATACCACGTGATTCAGTCAAAAATAGCTATTGGTTCCGGGAGGTTTTTGGGAAAAGGTCTTTTCAAAGGGACTCAGAACCAGCTTGATTTTATACCTGAGCAGCAGACTGACTTTATTTTTGCCGTGTTGTCAGAAGAACTGGGATTTGTAGGCGGGATGTTTCTTTTATCTTTATTTTTCGCCTTGGTATATCTCACAATAAGAATAGCTTTCAAATCCCGCGACAAACTTGGAACTTATATGGCCGCTGGTGTAGCAACAATGTGGATATTTCAGATATTGGTAAACGTAGGCATGACGATGGGGCTTATGCCCGTCACAGGGATACCCCTTCCGTTCATGAGTTATGGCGGGAGTTCGTTTTTGATGAACATGATGGCTGTGGGCCTTGTACTGGGAATAGGGATGCGAAGACAGAAGATCCTTTTTTAA